The Litchfieldia alkalitelluris genome has a window encoding:
- a CDS encoding alpha/beta fold hydrolase, whose amino-acid sequence MPVIQLNDETEIYYEMNGSGKPLLFVHPPGMGLVTFKQQIPLSEHYKVITYDMRGNGNSNSAGEEVSVPLLAKDIFLLLQELNVEKIVICGYSNGGSIALEFALSYPEKVEGVILLGGFPEVSTFLLRSEFLLGIYTVKMRGLPFLAKVLGKAHGKSKQYQNEIENYVLKANPKILFNMYVQGLKYKCTDRLSELKVPVLLVDGSRDFYLHKYQRILETNIKNTSKVFISKARHQLPTKHAKELNQIIDGFMKKIHESSAPSGTGLGQAADDKFLQ is encoded by the coding sequence ATGCCTGTTATTCAGTTAAATGACGAAACTGAAATTTACTACGAAATGAACGGTTCAGGAAAACCACTTTTATTTGTCCATCCACCTGGCATGGGTCTAGTTACATTCAAACAACAAATCCCACTTTCTGAACACTATAAGGTGATTACTTATGATATGAGAGGGAATGGGAACAGTAATTCTGCCGGCGAAGAAGTTTCAGTACCATTACTTGCTAAAGACATTTTTCTACTTTTACAAGAATTAAATGTTGAAAAGATTGTAATATGCGGGTATTCAAATGGTGGATCCATTGCATTAGAATTTGCTTTATCATATCCAGAAAAAGTTGAAGGAGTTATTTTATTAGGGGGGTTCCCGGAGGTCAGTACGTTTCTACTTCGGTCTGAGTTTTTATTAGGCATTTATACAGTAAAAATGCGCGGACTCCCTTTTTTAGCCAAAGTCTTGGGAAAGGCTCATGGAAAAAGTAAACAGTACCAAAATGAGATTGAAAACTACGTCTTAAAGGCTAATCCAAAAATTCTCTTTAATATGTATGTTCAAGGACTTAAGTATAAATGCACAGATCGGTTATCGGAATTAAAAGTACCAGTTCTTCTTGTTGATGGATCAAGAGATTTCTATTTGCATAAATATCAAAGAATACTCGAGACCAACATCAAAAACACATCAAAAGTATTTATTTCTAAAGCCAGACATCAACTACCAACAAAGCATGCAAAAGAATTAAATCAAATCATCGATGGTTTTATGAAAAAAATTCACGAAAGCAGCGCACCTTCGGGGACAGGCTTAGGACAAGCTGCTGACGATAAATTTCTTCAATGA
- a CDS encoding sensor domain-containing protein: MFGGYVFGNLNYIAVILAILFSMFGSLLATFYNTLINKKRIINISFSNLTLFLIISSTFSISNAFLIISTNHELDTFKLSGMISGYMITSWLLIIGSYSFLNHITFRSYISIIPSSILAFVLVAINSIFYLIIFSSNVQLKPLHLLICFLLTVGFFVSVLKFWVLLKDGEENLISKKWRIVWSIITGFSYVIISFSCFLSVVNLSSINNTLSMERVGLLLLIIMCSANLLMMIITDLLADLKLIESRSNHIKNHEHLKSLFNYNPDAVFSMNLKGIIVSVNKEAPQLTGYRNEELIGMYFSRLVKREQLKQFIQHYQNVITGKEDLFEGHLVKKNRDLSNVKINFIPVYFKEDIIGFYGIVKDVTDTDLAQETINYLAYHDELTRLPNRRLYIKKLYQLKNKGHNFAIMNLDFDRFKRLNDLFGHAFGDQVLVEIAKRLQQSLGEKFFIARMGGDEFCVIVTAEEDIRDISALAELVLDQFRVSLRVKRHECLITASIGIALFPAHSDEIEALVKYADIAMYEAKENGANQYKIYNNSLKDKTIEKIKLENDLRYALSNNQLSIYYQPKFHAKTKKIIGAEALLRWHHPKIGTISPDRFIPIAEETGLIIPLEEWVLQSVCQQIKLWKTNHCYYGRTSVNISHLHIYKNDLVETITRILDEFQLDPSCLEVEITESTMINNENDTNRTLMRLRELGIEVSMDDFGTGYSSLGYLNKLSIDRVKIDKSFIKEMYKNEAIVSTIISMAKHLELKVIAEGVETDEQLKMVSELGCLEIQGFYFSKPLCSEEFENKILRSLTS, encoded by the coding sequence TTGTTTGGTGGATATGTGTTTGGAAATCTAAATTATATAGCTGTAATCTTGGCTATACTCTTTAGTATGTTTGGTTCATTACTAGCAACTTTTTACAATACTTTAATAAATAAAAAAAGAATAATTAACATATCTTTTTCTAATTTAACTCTTTTTTTGATAATAAGTAGTACTTTTTCAATCTCTAATGCTTTCCTTATTATCTCAACAAATCATGAATTAGATACATTTAAGTTATCAGGAATGATCTCGGGATACATGATTACAAGCTGGTTGTTAATAATCGGCTCTTATTCTTTTTTAAATCATATTACATTCCGTTCGTATATCAGTATTATTCCAAGTTCAATACTTGCCTTTGTTTTAGTAGCTATAAATTCTATTTTTTATCTAATTATATTTAGTTCTAACGTCCAATTAAAACCATTACATCTTTTAATTTGCTTTCTTCTTACAGTAGGTTTTTTTGTTTCTGTACTTAAATTTTGGGTTTTACTAAAAGACGGTGAGGAAAATCTAATCTCTAAAAAATGGAGGATTGTCTGGAGTATCATAACTGGCTTCTCCTATGTTATTATCTCCTTCAGTTGTTTCCTGTCGGTAGTTAACCTTTCTTCTATTAATAACACGCTATCTATGGAAAGAGTAGGTTTACTTTTACTTATTATCATGTGTAGTGCAAATTTATTAATGATGATTATTACAGATTTACTTGCAGATTTAAAACTGATTGAGAGTAGATCCAATCACATAAAAAACCATGAGCACTTAAAGTCATTATTTAATTATAATCCTGATGCCGTCTTTTCAATGAACTTAAAGGGGATTATTGTAAGTGTCAATAAAGAAGCCCCACAATTAACTGGGTATCGCAATGAAGAACTAATAGGCATGTATTTTTCGAGATTAGTCAAGAGGGAACAACTCAAGCAGTTTATCCAACATTATCAAAATGTTATCACTGGTAAAGAAGATTTATTCGAAGGACATCTAGTTAAAAAGAATCGTGATTTATCTAATGTGAAAATAAATTTTATTCCGGTGTATTTTAAAGAAGATATTATTGGATTTTATGGAATCGTAAAAGATGTTACTGACACTGATTTGGCCCAAGAAACCATAAATTATTTAGCATATCATGATGAATTAACTAGGCTTCCAAATCGTAGATTATATATAAAAAAATTATATCAGCTCAAAAATAAGGGGCACAATTTTGCAATTATGAATTTGGATTTTGACCGTTTCAAAAGATTGAATGATTTATTTGGACATGCTTTTGGTGATCAAGTACTTGTAGAAATCGCAAAGCGGTTGCAACAATCTTTAGGAGAAAAATTTTTTATAGCCAGAATGGGAGGAGATGAATTCTGTGTAATTGTTACAGCTGAAGAGGATATACGGGATATTTCGGCACTTGCAGAATTAGTTTTGGACCAATTTAGGGTTTCATTAAGAGTAAAGAGGCATGAATGCTTAATTACAGCTAGTATCGGTATTGCACTTTTTCCAGCTCATTCAGACGAAATTGAAGCACTTGTTAAATACGCAGATATTGCCATGTATGAAGCAAAAGAGAATGGTGCAAATCAATATAAAATCTATAATAATAGCTTGAAGGATAAAACGATAGAGAAAATCAAATTAGAAAACGACTTAAGATATGCATTGAGTAATAATCAGTTATCCATATATTATCAGCCGAAGTTTCATGCGAAAACAAAAAAGATTATAGGAGCAGAGGCATTACTTAGATGGCATCATCCTAAAATTGGAACCATATCGCCAGATCGATTTATTCCAATAGCTGAAGAAACGGGCTTAATCATTCCATTAGAAGAATGGGTACTACAATCAGTATGTCAACAAATAAAACTGTGGAAGACTAATCATTGTTACTATGGACGGACCTCAGTAAATATATCACATCTCCATATTTATAAGAATGATCTAGTAGAAACGATTACAAGAATACTAGATGAATTTCAATTAGATCCTTCTTGTTTGGAAGTCGAAATAACTGAATCTACCATGATAAATAACGAGAATGATACGAATAGAACTTTGATGAGACTGAGAGAATTAGGCATTGAAGTGAGTATGGATGATTTTGGAACAGGTTATAGCTCGCTTGGATATTTAAATAAATTATCGATTGACCGAGTGAAAATTGATAAATCATTTATTAAAGAAATGTATAAGAATGAAGCAATCGTTTCGACTATTATTTCTATGGCAAAGCATCTTGAACTAAAGGTTATTGCAGAAGGGGTAGAAACTGACGAACAATTGAAGATGGTCTCCGAACTTGGGTGTCTTGAAATACAAGGGTTTTACTTTTCAAAACCTCTATGTAGTGAAGAATTTGAGAATAAGATACTTAGGTCACTAACATCTTAG
- the glcT gene encoding glucose PTS transporter transcription antiterminator GlcT, whose translation MMESFTIKKILNNNVLIAEHTSYKEVVLIGKGIGFNKKNGEQITPDSAEKIFILENEKEQEQYKKLVSTIDEKIIEMMNEIIHFIKKSVDTPINEHIHVALTDHISFAIKRIQQGLEMTNPFLIETKTMYPLEYKIAGDVVKIVSEKVNISMPEGEIGFIALHIHSALVNKKISEINKYSQLINQLISIIEVGLKIKIDKESVHYLRLIRHLRYTIERVKNGESVKEPKKLALVLKEEYPICYNLSWKVIKVMQQTLKLPVYDAEAIYLTMHLQRLVNKSE comes from the coding sequence GTGATGGAGTCCTTTACAATAAAAAAAATATTGAACAATAATGTCTTAATTGCCGAACATACCTCTTATAAGGAAGTAGTTCTGATAGGTAAAGGAATTGGTTTTAATAAAAAAAATGGAGAGCAAATCACTCCAGATTCTGCAGAAAAAATCTTTATTCTTGAAAATGAGAAAGAACAAGAGCAATATAAGAAACTTGTTTCTACCATAGATGAAAAAATAATTGAAATGATGAATGAAATCATTCATTTTATTAAGAAATCTGTAGACACACCAATAAATGAACATATCCATGTTGCATTAACAGATCATATTTCATTTGCAATAAAGCGTATACAACAGGGACTAGAGATGACAAACCCATTTCTAATAGAAACGAAAACGATGTATCCATTGGAGTATAAAATTGCTGGTGATGTTGTGAAAATTGTTTCGGAGAAAGTTAACATTAGTATGCCAGAGGGTGAAATTGGATTTATTGCATTACATATCCATAGTGCACTAGTTAACAAAAAGATATCTGAAATCAATAAATACTCTCAACTAATTAATCAGCTAATAAGTATCATTGAAGTTGGACTTAAAATAAAGATTGATAAAGAAAGTGTTCATTATTTAAGGCTAATAAGACATCTACGGTATACTATTGAACGAGTAAAAAATGGCGAATCTGTGAAAGAACCAAAAAAACTAGCTTTAGTATTGAAAGAGGAATATCCTATATGCTATAATCTTTCGTGGAAAGTCATTAAAGTGATGCAACAAACATTAAAGTTACCAGTATATGATGCAGAAGCTATTTATTTAACAATGCATCTTCAACGGTTGGTTAATAAATCTGAATAA
- a CDS encoding DUF58 domain-containing protein has protein sequence MDWKRQIALGNELSFTVGLAVLILLTGIIGTNLFLVVIGVLFILFAYVNLLYLKHVADQLSVEVNKELIKLFKGQTDEFSITFNQKGIYPILGAKVRITIDSVLEFEQERKMVNSEQTELNLPLTLLKHQSATINFPFKAIGRGVARIRTLEVQIPHLFGFGNVYLKYDKPLVFETVIYSSPDNIGGVNRIIPKNLGDYPMRQSHFEDMSALIGARGYVSSDPFNRVHWKASAKTNSLQTKIYERTSQFSWSIFINVREPKLEEYLGGITYLLEFATIKGIPFELYINVRKAGKIPYIHHPLGKGREHLQKALEIIARLSKHSVIIPFSQMVYNIQRNSQPSPYVIICGQIEQNKDLIMTTYRRRGIDCYQIIEHDDSIMLTSYNLPERKVDPHAV, from the coding sequence ATGGATTGGAAGAGGCAAATTGCTCTAGGAAATGAGTTGTCATTTACTGTTGGATTAGCTGTTTTAATCCTCTTAACTGGTATTATTGGAACAAATCTATTTCTTGTTGTAATTGGTGTGTTATTCATTCTGTTTGCCTATGTGAATTTATTGTACTTAAAGCATGTTGCAGATCAACTTTCGGTTGAAGTTAATAAGGAACTTATTAAACTTTTTAAGGGGCAGACAGACGAATTTTCAATTACGTTTAATCAAAAAGGAATTTATCCGATATTAGGTGCAAAAGTTCGAATAACAATTGATAGTGTATTAGAGTTCGAACAAGAGAGAAAAATGGTGAATTCTGAACAAACAGAACTCAATTTACCTTTAACACTATTAAAACATCAATCTGCTACTATAAATTTTCCATTCAAAGCCATTGGAAGAGGTGTGGCTAGAATTCGCACCTTAGAAGTCCAGATTCCACATTTATTTGGTTTTGGAAATGTATATTTAAAATATGACAAGCCACTCGTTTTTGAAACAGTGATTTATTCGTCCCCAGATAACATTGGTGGAGTGAATCGAATTATTCCCAAAAATTTAGGGGATTATCCGATGAGACAATCTCATTTTGAAGATATGTCAGCACTAATAGGTGCCAGAGGATATGTATCATCAGATCCGTTTAATCGCGTGCACTGGAAGGCAAGTGCAAAAACAAACAGCTTGCAAACTAAAATTTATGAAAGAACCTCACAGTTTTCATGGTCGATCTTTATTAATGTTAGAGAACCAAAGCTTGAAGAGTATTTAGGTGGAATTACTTACTTACTAGAGTTTGCAACAATAAAAGGCATTCCATTTGAGTTATATATAAATGTAAGAAAAGCGGGGAAAATCCCATATATCCATCATCCCTTAGGAAAAGGTAGAGAACATTTGCAGAAAGCTTTGGAAATTATTGCGAGATTAAGCAAACACAGTGTAATCATTCCCTTTTCACAGATGGTTTATAATATTCAAAGGAATAGTCAACCATCTCCCTATGTCATTATATGTGGGCAAATTGAACAAAATAAAGATCTAATCATGACTACTTATAGAAGAAGAGGAATTGATTGTTATCAAATAATTGAGCATGATGACTCTATCATGTTAACAAGCTATAATCTACCTGAAAGGAAGGTAGATCCACATGCAGTATAA
- a CDS encoding M20 family metallo-hydrolase, giving the protein MQNEIVGLKEKLLRDYDQSLNQDGINGSRVATRLEEISNIGLTSDGGSNRVGFSKEERQAKELVKKWMIELELEVKEDGAGNVFGRLNGINNEMPAILAGSHLDSVPNGGHFDGPLGVVAALEVVESWKETGYQPVRPFEVVIFSDEEGARFNGGLTGSEAMMGDVDVSHKLTLKDSKGLSFEEVLRADNLTLEGYQNSMRDHSEIGAFVEVHIEQGKLLEKENLPCGIVTGIAGPCWIEMIFEGKAGHAGNTPMFDRQDALIAASEFIFRLKELPTNISKSAVATVGKLNVYPNGVNVIPGKVQLYVDIRDIFEETRDTLVEEALKLASSIAKNHEIELTWKENTKIKPVPIKQEMQQMILSTMESLNIRPFFLPSGAGHDAMMVGKSIPVAMLFVQSKGGISHNPKEWSSLYDCLSAVHVLKGVVEKLVSK; this is encoded by the coding sequence ATGCAAAACGAAATTGTCGGGCTAAAGGAGAAATTATTAAGAGATTATGATCAATCTTTAAATCAAGACGGTATAAATGGTAGTAGAGTTGCTACACGCCTTGAAGAAATTTCAAACATTGGACTAACTAGTGATGGTGGTTCTAACCGAGTAGGCTTTTCCAAAGAAGAAAGACAGGCCAAAGAGCTTGTGAAAAAGTGGATGATTGAGTTGGAGCTTGAAGTGAAAGAGGATGGCGCAGGAAATGTTTTTGGGAGATTAAACGGGATTAATAACGAAATGCCAGCAATACTAGCAGGGTCACATTTAGACAGTGTTCCAAATGGAGGGCATTTTGATGGTCCATTAGGAGTGGTTGCAGCTTTAGAAGTCGTTGAGTCTTGGAAGGAAACTGGTTATCAGCCGGTTAGACCGTTTGAAGTTGTGATTTTTTCGGATGAAGAAGGTGCCAGATTTAATGGTGGATTAACTGGAAGTGAAGCAATGATGGGGGATGTAGACGTCTCTCATAAGCTTACCCTTAAAGATAGTAAGGGTTTATCCTTTGAAGAGGTTTTAAGAGCAGACAATCTAACACTTGAAGGTTATCAAAACTCAATGAGAGACCATTCAGAAATTGGAGCATTTGTTGAAGTACATATTGAACAAGGTAAATTGCTAGAAAAGGAAAACCTTCCTTGTGGTATTGTAACTGGTATTGCTGGTCCATGCTGGATTGAGATGATTTTTGAGGGGAAGGCGGGTCACGCTGGTAATACACCAATGTTTGATCGGCAAGATGCACTAATTGCCGCAAGCGAGTTTATATTTAGGCTGAAAGAACTACCTACAAATATATCAAAATCCGCAGTTGCAACAGTGGGGAAATTAAATGTCTATCCCAATGGTGTGAATGTGATTCCAGGGAAAGTTCAATTATATGTTGATATAAGAGATATCTTTGAAGAAACTAGAGATACATTAGTGGAGGAGGCTCTTAAGCTAGCATCAAGCATAGCGAAAAATCACGAAATAGAACTTACGTGGAAGGAAAACACGAAAATTAAGCCAGTTCCGATTAAACAAGAAATGCAACAAATGATTTTATCAACAATGGAGTCTTTAAACATTCGTCCATTTTTCTTACCGAGTGGCGCTGGGCACGATGCAATGATGGTCGGTAAATCAATACCGGTAGCAATGTTATTTGTTCAAAGTAAGGGTGGGATAAGTCATAACCCGAAAGAGTGGTCATCCCTGTATGATTGTTTAAGTGCAGTTCATGTTTTAAAGGGAGTCGTTGAAAAGCTAGTCTCCAAGTAA
- a CDS encoding phosphocarrier protein HPr: MAEKTFKVSSESGIHARPATALVQTAGKFNSDINLEFNGRSVNLKSIMGVMSLGIGQGAEIKITAEGADAEEALAALAETFSSEGL, encoded by the coding sequence ATGGCTGAAAAGACATTTAAAGTATCTAGTGAATCTGGGATTCATGCACGACCAGCAACAGCATTAGTACAAACTGCAGGAAAATTTAACTCTGATATTAATTTAGAATTTAACGGACGTTCTGTTAATTTGAAATCAATCATGGGTGTTATGTCACTAGGAATTGGTCAGGGTGCTGAAATAAAAATCACTGCTGAAGGTGCTGATGCAGAAGAGGCATTGGCAGCACTTGCAGAAACTTTTTCAAGTGAAGGACTGTAA
- a CDS encoding AAA family ATPase — translation MNISNDVQKIKNNISKVIIGKEAVVELVLNAVINKGHILLESVPGTGKTMLAKSFAGSLNASFKRIQFTPDVLPSDVTGIQFFNPKEQEFQLRPGPVMTNILLADEINRATPRTQSSLLEVMEERQVTIDGETLKLPSPFIVIATQNPIESQQGTFPLPEAQMDRFFVQLDLGYPSFEEERQIMRTYRNSNPIEELEAVFSKGEIEQMQKEVTEVRLSEDVEDYLVRLIHETRKHQDVEVGVSPRGTLALMKAVQGRAYLLGRSFVTPEDIKYMAPFVLSHRLVLTMEGSLKKTSKQVIKEILATVSVPVEAGAVN, via the coding sequence ATGAATATATCAAATGATGTTCAAAAGATAAAAAACAATATTAGCAAAGTAATTATTGGCAAAGAGGCAGTTGTAGAATTAGTATTAAATGCTGTCATAAATAAGGGGCATATTCTTTTAGAAAGTGTACCCGGTACAGGGAAAACAATGCTAGCAAAAAGCTTTGCTGGTTCTTTAAATGCATCATTTAAAAGAATTCAATTCACACCAGACGTATTACCTAGTGATGTAACAGGGATTCAATTCTTTAACCCGAAGGAACAAGAATTTCAGCTTCGTCCTGGTCCAGTTATGACTAATATTTTATTAGCTGATGAAATCAATCGTGCTACACCAAGAACACAGTCAAGTTTGTTAGAAGTAATGGAAGAGCGTCAAGTGACAATTGATGGTGAAACTCTGAAGTTACCTAGTCCGTTTATTGTAATAGCTACACAAAATCCGATTGAATCACAGCAGGGAACCTTTCCATTACCAGAAGCACAAATGGACAGATTTTTTGTGCAGTTAGATCTTGGCTATCCATCTTTTGAGGAAGAAAGACAAATCATGAGAACATACCGCAACAGCAACCCAATAGAAGAATTAGAGGCTGTCTTTTCTAAGGGTGAAATTGAACAAATGCAGAAGGAAGTAACTGAGGTTAGATTAAGTGAGGATGTTGAAGATTACTTAGTCAGATTGATTCATGAGACCAGAAAGCACCAGGATGTAGAAGTTGGGGTGAGTCCTCGTGGTACTCTTGCCCTTATGAAAGCTGTACAAGGAAGGGCTTATTTATTAGGTCGTAGTTTTGTAACACCAGAGGACATTAAGTATATGGCTCCATTTGTTTTATCACATCGTTTGGTATTAACAATGGAAGGATCTTTAAAGAAAACTAGTAAACAAGTGATTAAAGAAATTTTAGCAACCGTTTCTGTACCAGTTGAGGCAGGAGCTGTGAATTAA
- the ptsG gene encoding glucose-specific PTS transporter subunit IIBC: MFKNLFGTLQKVGKALMLPVALLPAAGLLLAFGNAMKNPDTVARLPFLENDWIVLVANVMERSGDIVFANLPVLFAVGVAVGLAGGEGVAALAAIIGYLIMNVTMGAVIGVTPEMVAENSAAYATVLGIPTIQTGVFGGIIIGVLAAAMYNKYFKMELPSYLGFFAGKRFVPIITAVTSLLVGIALVFIWPPIQTGLNHFSYYVIDANRTIAAFVFGLIERSLIPFGLHHIFYSPIWYEFGQWTNSAGEVFRGDQRIFMAQLRDGAEFTAGTFMTGKFPFMMFGLPAAALAIYHEARPEQKKLVAGIMGSAALTSFLTGITEPLEFSFLFVAPILFAIHAVFAGLSFMVMHMLNVKIGMTFSGGVIDFILFGVLPNRTDWWLVIVVGLILAPIYYFGFRFAIRKFNLKTPGREVIQEGAEVNRGKVSELPFNVLQAMGGKENISHLDACITRLRVSVNDIKSVDKDRLKQLGASGVLEIGNNIQAIFGPKSDTLKSQIKDIMDGKTPAPTIVSPNTEVQEQIEDVVPDEMQNEVSSEDFSFVAPIHGKILPITDVPDQVFAGKMMGDGFAILPKEGTVVAPVDGTIVNLFPTKHAIGLETAAGREILIHFGIDTVNLKGEGFEALVSQGDKVTKGQPILKVDLDFVANNATSTITPIVFTNLKNGEAVVINTDGTVDLKQEDIITIK, from the coding sequence ATGTTCAAGAACTTGTTTGGAACATTACAAAAAGTAGGTAAAGCTTTAATGTTACCTGTTGCGTTACTACCCGCAGCTGGATTACTTCTAGCGTTTGGTAATGCAATGAAAAATCCTGATACTGTTGCACGTCTTCCATTTCTGGAAAATGATTGGATTGTTCTTGTAGCGAATGTAATGGAAAGATCAGGAGATATTGTATTTGCCAACTTACCGGTATTATTCGCGGTTGGTGTAGCGGTAGGCCTTGCAGGAGGCGAAGGTGTTGCAGCGTTAGCAGCGATCATTGGTTACTTAATTATGAATGTAACGATGGGAGCAGTTATTGGTGTTACACCTGAAATGGTTGCTGAAAATTCAGCAGCATATGCAACAGTTTTAGGAATTCCAACCATTCAAACAGGGGTATTTGGAGGTATTATAATTGGGGTCTTAGCGGCCGCGATGTATAATAAATACTTCAAGATGGAATTACCATCATACTTAGGTTTCTTTGCCGGTAAACGTTTTGTGCCAATTATTACAGCTGTAACATCTTTATTAGTAGGTATTGCACTTGTATTTATATGGCCACCAATTCAAACTGGGTTAAATCACTTCTCTTACTATGTAATTGATGCTAATCGTACAATCGCTGCATTTGTATTTGGTTTAATTGAACGTTCATTAATCCCATTTGGTTTACACCATATTTTCTATTCACCAATTTGGTATGAGTTTGGACAGTGGACAAACTCTGCAGGAGAGGTTTTCCGGGGAGATCAACGTATATTTATGGCTCAACTTCGTGATGGTGCCGAATTTACAGCCGGTACATTTATGACTGGGAAATTCCCATTTATGATGTTTGGATTACCAGCAGCTGCTTTAGCAATATATCATGAAGCACGCCCTGAGCAAAAAAAACTTGTTGCAGGTATTATGGGTTCAGCAGCACTTACTTCATTCTTAACAGGTATTACTGAACCATTGGAATTTTCATTCTTATTTGTAGCACCAATACTTTTCGCGATTCACGCAGTTTTTGCTGGTCTATCATTTATGGTTATGCATATGTTAAATGTGAAAATTGGTATGACATTCTCTGGTGGGGTAATAGACTTTATCTTATTCGGAGTACTACCGAATAGAACTGACTGGTGGCTAGTTATCGTTGTTGGATTAATCTTAGCACCAATTTATTATTTTGGATTTAGATTTGCGATTAGAAAATTTAACTTAAAAACACCTGGACGTGAAGTGATTCAAGAGGGTGCAGAAGTAAATCGAGGAAAAGTAAGTGAACTACCATTCAATGTTCTACAAGCGATGGGTGGAAAAGAAAATATTTCTCATCTAGATGCATGTATTACAAGATTACGTGTATCTGTAAATGATATTAAATCAGTTGACAAGGACCGTCTGAAACAATTAGGTGCTTCGGGTGTACTTGAAATAGGTAATAATATTCAAGCGATCTTCGGTCCCAAATCAGATACATTGAAATCACAGATCAAAGATATTATGGATGGTAAAACACCTGCTCCAACAATCGTATCACCAAACACAGAGGTACAGGAACAGATTGAAGATGTAGTACCAGATGAAATGCAAAATGAAGTAAGTAGTGAGGATTTCTCATTTGTAGCTCCAATTCATGGTAAAATTTTACCAATTACTGATGTTCCAGATCAAGTGTTTGCGGGGAAAATGATGGGTGATGGATTCGCCATCTTACCTAAGGAAGGGACAGTTGTTGCACCAGTTGATGGTACAATTGTTAACTTGTTCCCAACAAAACATGCCATTGGACTTGAAACAGCAGCAGGTAGAGAAATTTTAATTCATTTTGGTATTGATACTGTTAATCTAAAAGGTGAAGGTTTTGAGGCTCTTGTTAGTCAAGGTGATAAGGTCACAAAAGGTCAACCAATTCTAAAAGTAGACTTAGATTTTGTGGCAAACAATGCTACTTCAACCATTACACCAATCGTATTTACTAATTTAAAAAATGGTGAAGCAGTAGTTATTAATACAGATGGTACTGTAGACCTTAAGCAAGAAGATATTATTACAATTAAATAA